The DNA segment CCACCAGCCCATTGTCTCCATCTATTTCACCCTGTACCCATTTCTCTAACGCATTAGGAATAATGGTTTGCGCATCAATATTGGATTTTTTGACAGAAACACGGCAAAACACCGATACTTCTTTCGGTCGTGAAAACTTAATAGGATATTCTTGACCACTTGCTGGCTCTATTACCTTTATTTCAATATCACCATTAAATGCAGCACCTATTGTTTTTGTTCTTAATAATGATTTAGCAATTTCATGGCTATCTCCACCTTCTATACACACATAAATGCTATGCGGTAATAATGAAATGCCATCGACAATTAATGCCTTATCATTAAAATTTTCACGAAAAGAAAGGGAATTAACTCCCTCTAATTCATATAGCGAAGAAGTAATTGCTTCAGCGACGCTGACTGTATTTTTAGCGAGTGTTTGTTTACGCCGACGCCTTGCTTTTATATCTGACTCAGCATGACGACCAACAACTGCATGGGTTAAGTTATTCACTTTTTCCCATCCCAATACAGAACTGGCCACTTTATTTAATTGCCCAATACCACAAGTAATAGCCCCATATTCTTTGGCTCGCATATCGCCTTTAATTTTCCCATTATTAGCGATAATTAATGGCGATAACGTTTCAAAAACAGCGCCCATTGTTGTGAGAGCCTGAGAACCTTTAGGAATAATAGTACCGGGAATGCCAGTAAACTCGACATCACTTAAATAGGAATGTGTGGCATTAATACGCTCTCCGCCCATTAACGCCCATATTGCATCGAGAAAAACACCACCAGCAATATCTGGATTTATTTGATTTGCCAGTTCAGCATTATTACGAACAATCGCATCTCTATTTTCAATTTCCATGGTTGCCAATACCCCTTGTGGGGTTTCTGGCGATAAATTAATAGATTGGCCAAATACAGTACGAAATTCATCTTCGACATTATTTCGTAACGTCGATGTATCTGGCACAATCACCCCTTTATTATTAATATAACGATAGTCAGCCATTCAATGTAAATCCTCCATATATCGTGCGTATATCTGCCTGATATTTCAATGTTCCCTCTTCTAGAAAAGCATGGAAATAAGTGATAGAGACAACTTCCTCTATTTCAGCAATACGTTGTCGAAACGCCATTTCAAATAAAGGAAGATCAACTTGTCGGCTAAATGTTGCTGACCAATAAGGGATACCTTTATCTTTTTTATGTAGCATTTCACCACGGACAGCCTTAATAAAATGCTGACAAAGATTTCTTACTGCATCATCGTTGTCACAAATTTGAAGGTTACCATCAGCACCTATCGCAAAATCATTCTGCTGGTTTATTGAAAATGTCCTCATATTGGGCTTCCTGTATTGTCTTTCCCTGCTTGCACCCCACTATGGGTATGTGTGGAGCCGATATCTTTTCCGTTATGGCGCATCAACCCACCTTTTGAATCGCTATTACCATTTACAGCGTAATTACCATTAACAGTAACATTGCCAGTAAATATCGTTTCAGGGGCGTTGATTTCATATTTTGGGGTTTCTAAGACAACTTTATCGTTATGAAGAGAGAAACAGACAGAACCATCCATTGATTGAATAACCAAGGCATCAATATTTTTTCCATCAATTGCCCATCCTTTGATCGTGTCAGGAAAAAACATCGCATCGCTAAATGAATGTAGTCGCGTTGTATTGGGTTGATCTTCTAAACCACCACGCTGAAAAATAAGGCTAATATCGCGATCACTGGCTTTTAACCAGCCAAAATCACCTGGTTTAATGGGCGCTCTAATAAAAAAACCACCGCCACCAAAGCGAAATACGGGAATATTAGCAACCGGTGCGCGAGAGATTTTTTCATCATCCGTAGTCAACATCATGACCAAGGGCTTTATCATGGCTCGGTTAGTTTTTTCATCATAATTAATGACGGTTGCGGGCAACATATCATCTGTATTCATCATCAAATGGCGAAATGCAGACGAAAAAGCCCCAGCCAATGAACCAACATTGGCAATATCATTATTGGGTTTACTCATAATTAAGCTCGTTTGCACGTTGCGGTATAGGCGAAATCAGCATCGTGAGAGGCAACTTTAAATTCAAGCTGCTCGATAATGTAATCACCATTTAGTGAGGTATTTAGTTTGCTATCAAGGCGAAGCATTCCGCCTAATTCAGAGGTACTATCGATAAGATAACTCACCGTCAATCCACTCTCTGTGGCTTTAGGAATGCCAATCATGCCTGAATTCATATTCAAAATACGAAATCGGCTTTTTAATGCTTTATCGTCATCTTTTACAAATAACGTATCATCATCAATAAAAGCTTTAACATTTCCTGACTCTTGTAAACGCTCTATTTGATGTAATGCAGAGCCACAATAATACCAATTAGCAATATTCTTATCGGTCGCCTGGAAATCTAATTTCACACCACAGTCATTAGCAATGGCTAACGCTATTTCACTCAATTTTTGAATTGCGCCACCACTAGAAGAAATAATTTTTCCAGAACAATGATTACTGGTTTTTGCGGATAATGTTACGGTGACATTTGGAGGAGAGTCTATTTCTGCACTGGTGATATCACCAATAAAAAGCGAAAATAACCCAGTGTTAATTCGACCAACTTCTAAATAAAGCCGCCGAACTTGTTTGTTTTTATTATAAGGGCTGGTTTCCGTCAGTAAATAATCTCTTGTCTCGGCATTAAGCCCTGTAATAGCGATTTTACATTCGTTTTGTAATGGATTTGCATATTTCTTTCCTCCTGCTGATATGCGCAATCCTTCATACCATTGAAGCCTTTCGCCGACCTCAATACCTACCCTTATTCGCCGAAGATCCATCTTCATTACTCCAATACACTAATGATTGTGTTTTTGTAAATTCCTCATACCACGGCAAAGCATCATTTTCTGTTAGAAAAACTAAATTAATCCCTTGGTTTAAATAGCGATAAGGAATAATAGGTGTATTAGCAACTAAGCGAATACCTGTAATAAGTATTTCACCATCTCGCTCAATATCACAAAACATTGTTTGATTAGCGACTTTCAACGTAAAAACCCAATCAACACCGGCTATTTCGACAGAAAATCGCTGATTAGGAATAGCTTGTAATGGAATAACTTGCATTTTATCTACCTCCTAACTTTCTTTTTTTCCGGTTTGTGTTGATTTTTTGCTTTTGACATTTCCACGATTGACCGTAGAGGTTTGCTTTGGTTTTTTTGTTGATTTAGAGGATTTTTTATTATATTCAGGCTCTATTGTTTTCCATTCTATAAACTTAAGCTTTAATTCAATGGCATTCACTTTTTGAGGATCTTCATCATGAGTCAAACTTTCTAACAACATCGGTTGATAGGTTCTGACTCTGGTTTGAATTCCCACTAATGTATGCTCGTCATAAAGCTGCTTTATAATAGAATAACGATTTACAATATCACCCGTTAATAGCAACTCGACACTTATACTGATAGGATCAATAATGATGTGATCACTACGATTTTCACCATTTTCAACCGCAAATTTAATGACCTGATGACTATCAGTAATCGAAACTTTCATCGGATTAACGCTATCAAATAGTGTTGCGAATGACTCTAAATCAAAAATTCTAACTTCAGTTATCATAATTAAACCTTACCTCCGCTAGAGTGGTGCTCTGAGATTTCTTTAGCCGCTTCATTTATCAGTGTTTCATTAATCACTTTCGCAACACCTGGGCCATCAGTGGCTTGTGTTTCAATTCTGATTTCACCAATTTGAACATTACTTTCATTTTTAACGCTTGATTGGTTACTGATCATTTGACTGGTCATCGGGTTTAAACGATTTGTTGATGACAGTGTTAATCCATTATTTAACGCATTTACATCTTGTACTGGATTATAATAGGGTATTGCTGGATTCGGCTGTGGAATGGTGTAATTGAGATTACCTTCGTCAGATAATTGTCGCTCTACTTTTTGAACAACTTTTATTTCGTTTTCAGCATCTTCCATTCCCAAAAAACTTTTTGCTGATTGCCAAATTCCTTTTATGGAATCAATACCTTCATTAACCCAACCTAATATTTTCTCTATATATTCCCACATCCAACTAAATACACTAACCACAGCATCAGAGACAAAAACAAAAACATTAATAATGGATTGTCCCCACTCTATAATATTATTAATGCCGGCATTCAGCGCTATAACAAATTGATTAAATGCGTCAGATATATAATTCCAAGCAGCAATAACATGTTCAGCAATAGCCTTTGAAGCAATCTTTAATGATTGAACAAAAACTTGCCATGCTTCCCATACAACCATTATTGCGTCTTTAAGCGCGGGGTATTGATCCAAAATACTTCCTATCATTGAATCATTACCATTAATAAAATTCATAATATCGTCATAGACGAGTTTAAATGCCGTCGCTAAGATGCCAATAACAGCAGCAATAGCTAATATAGGGAGTGCAGTTGCAAGTGTAGCAACTGCCGCAGACACCATTGCAGGTAAATAAAAAATAGCAATAGCACTACCAATAGCTGAAAAGAAACCGATAACAAAATCTTTATTCTCAATACAAAAATTAACTAATTTATCAAACCACGTTATTCCTTTTGCAAGAACGGGAATAATGATATCTAAAAAGTTATTTTTTAATTGTGCCGCTAATTGATCAAACTTATTCATTACTGCATTAAGTTGAATAGAACTTTCGACACTTTCATCATTAATACCAGAAAATTGTTTTTGCACCCCCATTGTGCGCTCTAATTCTTCGCGACCCTTCATCATTAATTCAATGGTTTTTTCATCCACAACACCCAATTTTTCCAGCTCTTTTTGGGCGCCATCAAAGCTCATCCCTTTGACTTTATCTGCGGTCTTTAAAAGTTGTTCGATAGGATCTTCTGTATCATTAAATGCATTGGCCATTGCCGTTAAATCGGCTTGAGCAGCCTCTTTTGTGCCTCCAATTTCAGCCATCGCACCAGAAAATGCATCGATATCGATAGCTGCGATACCTATTTTTTTACTCAGTTTATCTAGCGACTCTATTTCTTTGGCGCGATCTAATGAAGCAGAAAAAACCTTTTGCAAAGTCCCCGTAATATCCTTAACGCCAATAGCATTAAGAATATAATCCTTCATTTTCTCTACGGTTTTCTGATAGCTTTTACCTGTTTCATCAACACTATCACCTAATCGACGTTGAGCCTTTGCTTCTTTAACTGCCGCCTCAATGCCTTGTGTTTGCATTGTGGTAATAAAAGTATCGTAATCGGCACCTAATTGCTTAATGAGTGCATCGATAGCAATTTTACTTTCTTTATTCTTCTTTTCTGCTTCAGTTAAAGATCCCAATTCATTATTCAGTGAGGAGAGTTGATCTTCCATTGTTTCATATTCAGCATTGAGGCCTGCTAAAATATGAGCTTCCGCTGCGCCATTGTTATTGACCAATCCTCTTTGGTAATCTAACACCGACATAGCGCTTTTCAGGTCATCAATACTTTGAGTTACTGAATTAATTTTATCTTGAGTTTCACTGATATTAAGATCAATATTTATTGGCTCATTAAGTGATAAGCCCAGCATGCCCACTAAGATTTCTTGCAAGAATTTATCAAACTCTTGCGCTCCCATTAGTGCGCTTTTAACAATGCTTTGAATTGAGTTTTCAATAGTTACAGAAGCACTTGTAATTTCATCACTATTAAATGAAATAATTATGTCATAATCTTCGGGTAATTCCCCAAGATTGAAGTGAATTTCTTGAACAAAGTTATAGAAACTAGTAATACCTCCTGAAACCCCTTGCTCAATATTTTTCATTTCAACCAGAATTTCATCTGCTGATTTTCTAATATTTGCTAATGCACTATCAGATACTTCAGCCTCCAACATCAGTACCTGAGAAAATACCTGTAATAGAGACATTATCTCTCCTTTGACGCCGCAAGCGCCTCGTTATAACGATTGGTAATCGCGATCTCCCACAGATCAAAGGCTTCCTCTAGATCTATAGTTGTTTTGAGTTCTGTGAAGGAGGCGAAACCCGCGGAGATGATGACTGCAAAGAAGCCATCAGCGTTTTTATAATCGACGGGAGAGAACCGCTGAACTTGCCTAGAAGGTATTGTAGGAAATTTTGGCTCCCGTCTTTGCCGAAAAAACTGGTGTTATACTTCAGCATTTCGAGTTCAAGACGAATCAAAGCTTCCCCATCAGGCACATGATTATCAATTAATGTGCTAGTTTTTAGATAAATTTCTTGTCCTTCTTTTTCAACTGCCACATAAGCCATCATTTTTAACATGGCTTCTTTGCTAACTTCATAATCGCCAATTTTAGGTGCATTTGATAAAGGATATTTAGCGAGAATTTCTCGCCCAATCGTTGCAGGTAATCGGCTAATAATAAAAGTATGTTCTTCACGATCACTATCAATAACAGTGATTTCTTTTGGTTTAATTAACATGATTAAATTCCATAAAAAAGGCGGCCGAAGCCGCCATTAGATGAATAAGAATAACGCTAAAAATTAACGCGCTCTGACACGATCAAAATCTTGGAAAATAAAGGTGTACTGCTTAGATTTGAGACGCCCTTCACTCGCAATTGAATTACCACGGCTACCATTAGTAATTCGACCATTACGAGCCGTGGTAATAGAGCCATCGCCATAAGAAGCCACTAACGTAATAATATCGCTTGTAGGACGACGTCCTCGTCTTGCTGTATTTGCATCAAGCAAAATAGCCAAGTTTTCGTCTTCTTCACTGCCTGCTAATACATTAATCGTCACCGTTTGAGGTGTAGGAGCCGACCAACTCACTAAATTACCATTAATATCCACTGCGGTTTGTGTGATATCTACTGCTGGTAGATCTAGCGGATCACCATTATCTGCAAATGTGCTAATAGGAATACCAGCAGGAAATGTGTTACTTGCCTGAATAATTAAACTTAAACCTGTTGCTGAAATATCGTTCATTGTTTGTTCCTTAAACTAAATTGTGTGAGCCTTCAACTTTACGAACCCAATCGCCTTTACCGTAAATTAATACATATTTCATGGTGTATTCTGGTAAATTAGAAGGACCTGTTTCTTCAACGATTTCAGCGTTGTACCAATAACCTTTATTTTGTACGTCGTGCCACGCTAAATCATCACCTGATGCATCTGTAATTGCGATTTTTTGTACTTCGGCCAGCGTTTTACCGGTAAGAATAGTGCCATTATTTAATGCTTTTGTAACAGCACCAGCAATAACCATCATCGCTTTTGCTTCACCATCTTTATTAGCTGGAATACCACGAGTGGAAAGCAATAAGCTTAACCATTGCTGTGCGATATAGGCTTTTAACCATTGCTCATTAGTATGAACACTCATATCTAATGGATTAGAAGCATTTCCACATAAAAAACCACGTTGATAGAAACTAATATCAGTGCCCGTAACAGCCGTTTCACCGTAATAGTTCACACGTAATTTATCTAATCGATCCGCAGCAAGATCTGTCTTAACTTGAGATGGGAAAGTGATACCAAATTGACGATACATATAGTTAGTGGTCGCATTTGTGCGATCAAAATCTGTTGCCGCCATAATTGCCATCGGTAGAGCTTGAACAAAAAAACCATCATCTGTTTTTAAATTTAATCCCGTTGATGCGGTGCCGATTAATGCTTTACTATAAATTTCGGCTTGTTTATCCGGAACTGACAAATAGAGCTGATATTTTACATTTTCACCCGCAATGTACTCTGCTAACTCAACACTTTGCTCGACTGAAAGCTCAGTTAAGAATGTTGCACTACCAAATGAATCAGAAATTGCTTCGGCAGCGATAAATGCTTGAAGTGCCGTTTGAGCCACATTGCCTTCAGATGCTTCTGCGTCACTTAACCCCAGAGCATCGGCTAAAGGTGAGTGATCCATCGTGATTTTCGCTTTTTCTTGTACGCCACCACTTAGCAAGAAAGCACCATCAAGAGCATTAAAAGTGACGTAGCAATTTGCAAATTGAGATTCGCTTTCAGCATTTAATTTAGCCTGGATCAGAGAAGCAACATCAGCGTAGGACTCAACATCTTTTAAAGAAATATCAGTCATATTTTTAGAGATATCACCGATAGTTAAAGTAAATGCCCCCTCTTCAATTAACTTTAATTTATCAAGCGTTGCTGCTGGCGTACCAAATAATGCCGGAGCGCGACCTACCGGTTCAAAAGAAGCAATTTGTAGCTCTTTAGGTTTACTAATAGGTGCGGGGCTAACATAACTGAAATATTGACGAGCAAATTTCGCTTCTGGTGATCCTGCACCAAGTAATTCATCCACTTGCCCGCTAGCAAATTCAAGTACTTTCCCTGCTGGAATTTTAGGATTTGTTGAGAAAATACGAGCTGTAAGTTTGCGCATAGGTGCGGCCGATGCACCAATAACCGCACTCGCGATATCAATATAGCGCGTTTGTTTAATAGACATATTTATCCTTAAATACGAAATAGATTAGAAATAAGTAAATTTGTTGCAGCAGTGTCTAAAGATAAGGTACTGGAAAAAGTGATATTAAAATCAAATGAAGGATTATGCTCATAGCTATTTCCAGCATTCATTATTGGCGCTCGCCTAATTTCGCTCGCACGTTGTATCCCTATTCCCACTTTTCTCATTGATTCGACAAAAGACAACGAATTAATAATCATTCGAGTCATTCGAATTAAATCACCTGCTGTTAAATTTGGATGTTGTTTAATAAAACCTTGAACCTGAAACGTTAATTCGATCAGTTGTTGTTCTTTATGGTTTGCATTATTACCTTGAATATTATAATTTCTTTTTTGCCAACCTTGGGCAACCTCCTTTATAGGGAAAAACATAACAATATTATTATCTTGTTTTTTATCTGGTTGATAACCAGCAATAACATCAACATTAATATTTGCTAATTTAAATTGTTTTAATAGTTGTTCACGAATGGCAATATTAATATCATTATCTTTCATTTCACCTCCTTAATATAGCTCTCCTTTTCTTTAAAAATTTAATCTATTTTATTTTATAAATAATTTTTATTGATTATAAATTAATTAAGTTAATTTTTAATTAATACACTCTTGTCGAATATAATCTTGTAAACCTAAAATGATCTGTTCTGACTGCGCAATTCGTTCTCTGAGTAGCCAATAATTTCGGATAGCGGTGTCAGTAGGTCTGGCGGTGTTTGCATCAACCAAGCCGGCGGTGGAAGTGGCTGAGAGTTTGTGACATTCTGCTTTGATATACACCCGCTCAGGAGCGCGCTCGCTAATATCACGCAACTGATCAATTTCTTTTTTTGCATGAACAAGTTCCTGTAAATGACGATTATCAAGTTGATTAAGCTGATTTATTCTTAATTGATAATCTTTATTCTCTGCAATCTGCTGAATAAGAGATTGATAAATATTATTGTATTCCTGTTTCAAGGATTTGTTTTTATCAATTAACCAAATCAATCCTATACCTAGACATAAGATCGCTATTACCATTATTTTTAATAAATAATTCATAATAACAACCAAGCATCTTCAAAAACTTTTTCTGAATAAGGTTGATAGCCAAGTTCAATATTAACAATCGCTACGGTTAAAGGAATGGTGACACTTTTTAATTGTGTATTAATTGAATCATCGGATTCAATGCCAATTTCTTTTGATGCCAGGCTAATATAGCCGGCTGTATTATTTTCGTTAGGTGGCGCATAACGATTGATAATTGTTTTAATGGTGTTTAAACCATATTTTTTTTGGTACGTTTGTAATAATTTGTAGATAGCTCGTATTCCATATTCAGGTGAAATAAATTGGCAAAAATCTTTATCGCTTTGCTCTATGGATAATCCTTGCCATTTCGAACCGTGCCGGATATTACCGGGGTTATTATTACGCTCACCTCGTGCTATTTTAGCCATTTTTAACTCCTGCTCTTCCTTTAAGGAGTTTACTCACGGAATCTACTCCGACATAGCCAATAAACACACTGGCTAAGTAAGCAAACTCATGATTTATATTAAATAAAATTAGAATATCTTTAATAAACCAGGCAAACATTGCACACATCAGCCCATCTATAGAGGTTTTTTTCCATCCTCCGCCGTTATATAAACCTCGAAGAATAGCCATTCCTCCAGCTAGAGAGGCTGATATTCCTTGTTCTTTCATTGAAGAAAGGACAATAAATATCTGTTCCCATAGATCTGGATTTTCTTTCATTGTTTCTCATGGCTTACCTCCAATAGGAGGAACTGTAATAAATAATATACTCATCCACAGCACTTAAATTTAAGTACTGTTTTAACATGAGTATGTTTATGTTTTATCTAATTAGATAAGTGGCAGATATAAAAAAAGACCACATGGTGGTCTTCTATTGAAGATAAAATTTAGCAGATATCGTTAATTTATATTAGTTAAGACAATAGAGATACAAAAAAGCCCCACTTCAAAAGCGGGGCTATTTATATTCTGTTGTAAGGTCTTTAGATACAAATCTCTCACTGTGGAGTTATAGTATGCTTATTTTTCCTGAAAGTCAATAACTAGTTTCTACAAAAATAAATAAATATAGAAAATTATTACTTAACAGTCACTTCTTGAAGAATTTTTTCTGATAAAGACTCTTCTTTAAAGCACTCTTCAACTAAATGTTCAAATAACGGTTTATAGTTACTGTACGCAACAGTTTTAGAAACACTCACTACTGTTTGTACTTGCTCTAATACTTCACTGAATTTTAAGCGAGGATACCCACGACCTGAACATTGATTACAAGGTTTGAAAACAGCCCCCCCCTGCTTTTCACTCTCTTTTTTATCTAAAACTTGACCACGTCCATGACAACGACATGCTAAACGAATTTCAGCTTTGCCCTTACATGTAGGGCAAACAACCCGAGTTGTTTCTCTTACTTCACGGTAAGAAGTGTTATTTTGGGGTTTAACTTTAAGCTCCCCGTTAAGATTTCGCGCAAGCTCTTTAACAGATTTTGAGGTGTAACTTTTGGTAGTAAAAACGTCAACTTCAATAAATCCATTACTGCAGTCAGGGCACGCTTTCTTACTTGCGGCACTTCTTGCGTAATCTTGGAAAGCATAATTAGCAATAATGTGTAAAACATTAGCTTTCACATCTTCATTAAGTTTATCAATGGCTTTGTATTGATAAGCTTGAGTTAATGCGTATTGATAAAGGCTTTCAATTGCTTCACTAGGATGATTAATACTATGTTTAGCTAAAAATAACTCTATACCCATTCGCCCTTTTCGAGCGGCTAAACTAATTGATGTCATTACATCAGTCACTGACAGTGAATCCACTGTTTTCACTGTTCTTACATCACTCAATACTATGCTTTTTGGTGAAAAATATTTAGGTAAGTCCGCTAGTCTCATTTAATGCTCCTTTTGATTTCCTATCACTACTTATTGGTCATCCATGTACCACGACAAGGCATGGCATTTATGCATCTAAATCACTCGCATTTTACGGCGTTATCTCAACGTGATTTTTACTTACCACTCTTGCATTGGTTTATTTAGTTACTTTTTTGTACTTTTCGCACTTTTATTAACCAATAGTTAATGTTATATTTTAACCAAAATGACGTCAAGTAGCAAAGGAAATTAACCAATGGTTAAAAATGATAATAAAACGGAGTTCACAAAAAGGCTTCAAGAAGCTTGCTTAGATTCAGGGATTGCAGGACGTGGGTTAGGTAAAAGAATTACAGATGCACTCGCGGAACAAGGCATAAAAGTCAGTGCTCCAGCAGTATGGAAATGGCTAAATAATGAATCAATTCCCGATCCAACAAATATCTTAGCATTAAGTCAATGGCTCGATGTTCGAGCAGAATGGCTAGAATATGGGCGAGGAGCAAAAAAAAATGATGGCGTTTCAGTAAATGAAATGACACCCGTTGATGATTGGGATAATAATACGCCGATAGAACGAGATGAAGTCGAGATCCCCTTCTATACTACTATTGAATTAGCTGCAGGTTTTGGAAGTTGTACCACTGATAATCAAAAGGTGGAATTATTGAGATTTTCTCGTTCTACATTTAATCGCTATGGCGTTCAACCTAGCGATGCCGTTGCTTTTAAAGTTCATGGTGACAGCATGTCCCCTGTTATTCCTGATGGTTCGATTGTCACTATCAGTACAGGGCATACAAAAATTGTTGATGGCGGTATTTATGCTATTCAACAAGGCGATCTTTTGAGGGTCAAAATTTTACATCGACTCCCCAATAACACCATTATCATCCGTAGCTATAATACTATTGATTACCCAGATGAGCGTTCTACATTAGAAGAAGTGAAAATTTTGGGGCGAGTATTTAATTGGTCTGTGATGGGTTGGTGATCACGATAATACACAAAAACACCACGATCTTTTTATGTGGTGTTTTTGAAAATCGCTAATTCAATATTAAAATTGATCCAAGAAAAAACCCGTTATCTCTTGCGAAATAACGGGTTCTTATATGGTGCCGGCTACCGGAGTCGAACTGGTGACCTACTGATTACAAGTCAGTTGCTCTACCAACTGAGCTAAGCCGGCTAATTCTGGCGGAAGGATAGAGATTCGAACTCTAGGATGGTTTCCCATCGGCGGTTTTCAAGACCGCTGCCTTCAGCCACTCGGCCATCCTTCCATAGCGCGGAATTATGCCTATCTCTGACCTCGCTGTCTAGTCCTGATCGTAAAAAAAATGACTTTTTTATCTGTTTGCTTAATCTTCAGTCTATTTTTGATTAAAAAGTGCTAACTTACTAATATGTTGGTTAAATTTTGATAACTAGAGATAAAAAATCATCGCTATATCGCGAGATAAACGGAGTAACCCAAAAGGAATTAAATAGAAATTAACTAAGAGGAAAAATACAAAGTAGAATTATAGATAAGAAAAAACCCGTTACCTCTTGCGAGATAACGGGTTCTTATATGGTGCCGGCTACCGGAGTCGAACTGGTGACCTACTGATTACAAGTCAGTTGCTCTACCAACTGAGCTAAGCCGGCTAATTCTGGCGGAAGGATAGAGATTCGAACTCTAGGATGGTTTCCCATCGGCGGTTTTCAAGACCGCTGCCTTCAGCCACTCGGCCATCCTTCCATAGCGCGGAATTATGCCTATCTCTGACCCCGCTGTCTAGCTCCGATTGTAAAAAAATTGGATTTTTTTGTTTGTTTGCTCAAAGTTCATCCGAATATCCCTTTTAATAGGATAACCTGTTAATATAATGGCTGAATAATGGTGATTGTTTATTCAATTTTCTATTTTTAACTACATTGTCTCTTAAAGGCTCGCAAACTGAATGCGTACATTGAACCAACTCAAGCCAAATACACTAACTCGTCTA comes from the Proteus appendicitidis genome and includes:
- a CDS encoding baseplate J/gp47 family protein, which produces MADYRYINNKGVIVPDTSTLRNNVEDEFRTVFGQSINLSPETPQGVLATMEIENRDAIVRNNAELANQINPDIAGGVFLDAIWALMGGERINATHSYLSDVEFTGIPGTIIPKGSQALTTMGAVFETLSPLIIANNGKIKGDMRAKEYGAITCGIGQLNKVASSVLGWEKVNNLTHAVVGRHAESDIKARRRRKQTLAKNTVSVAEAITSSLYELEGVNSLSFRENFNDKALIVDGISLLPHSIYVCIEGGDSHEIAKSLLRTKTIGAAFNGDIEIKVIEPASGQEYPIKFSRPKEVSVFCRVSVKKSNIDAQTIIPNALEKWVQGEIDGDNGLVVGREVSPFEISAAVNAVEPHLFVTKVELSTDGKNWNVALIPIGLNQIARLPKGAVQVVIV
- a CDS encoding Gp138 family membrane-puncturing spike protein gives rise to the protein MSKPNNDIANVGSLAGAFSSAFRHLMMNTDDMLPATVINYDEKTNRAMIKPLVMMLTTDDEKISRAPVANIPVFRFGGGGFFIRAPIKPGDFGWLKASDRDISLIFQRGGLEDQPNTTRLHSFSDAMFFPDTIKGWAIDGKNIDALVIQSMDGSVCFSLHNDKVVLETPKYEINAPETIFTGNVTVNGNYAVNGNSDSKGGLMRHNGKDIGSTHTHSGVQAGKDNTGSPI
- a CDS encoding baseplate hub protein, with protein sequence MDLRRIRVGIEVGERLQWYEGLRISAGGKKYANPLQNECKIAITGLNAETRDYLLTETSPYNKNKQVRRLYLEVGRINTGLFSLFIGDITSAEIDSPPNVTVTLSAKTSNHCSGKIISSSGGAIQKLSEIALAIANDCGVKLDFQATDKNIANWYYCGSALHQIERLQESGNVKAFIDDDTLFVKDDDKALKSRFRILNMNSGMIGIPKATESGLTVSYLIDSTSELGGMLRLDSKLNTSLNGDYIIEQLEFKVASHDADFAYTATCKRA
- a CDS encoding phage baseplate plug family protein; the protein is MQVIPLQAIPNQRFSVEIAGVDWVFTLKVANQTMFCDIERDGEILITGIRLVANTPIIPYRYLNQGINLVFLTENDALPWYEEFTKTQSLVYWSNEDGSSANKGRY
- a CDS encoding phage baseplate protein, with protein sequence MITEVRIFDLESFATLFDSVNPMKVSITDSHQVIKFAVENGENRSDHIIIDPISISVELLLTGDIVNRYSIIKQLYDEHTLVGIQTRVRTYQPMLLESLTHDEDPQKVNAIELKLKFIEWKTIEPEYNKKSSKSTKKPKQTSTVNRGNVKSKKSTQTGKKES
- a CDS encoding phage tail fiber protein, which codes for MNDISATGLSLIIQASNTFPAGIPISTFADNGDPLDLPAVDITQTAVDINGNLVSWSAPTPQTVTINVLAGSEEDENLAILLDANTARRGRRPTSDIITLVASYGDGSITTARNGRITNGSRGNSIASEGRLKSKQYTFIFQDFDRVRAR
- a CDS encoding DUF3383 domain-containing protein, which gives rise to MSIKQTRYIDIASAVIGASAAPMRKLTARIFSTNPKIPAGKVLEFASGQVDELLGAGSPEAKFARQYFSYVSPAPISKPKELQIASFEPVGRAPALFGTPAATLDKLKLIEEGAFTLTIGDISKNMTDISLKDVESYADVASLIQAKLNAESESQFANCYVTFNALDGAFLLSGGVQEKAKITMDHSPLADALGLSDAEASEGNVAQTALQAFIAAEAISDSFGSATFLTELSVEQSVELAEYIAGENVKYQLYLSVPDKQAEIYSKALIGTASTGLNLKTDDGFFVQALPMAIMAATDFDRTNATTNYMYRQFGITFPSQVKTDLAADRLDKLRVNYYGETAVTGTDISFYQRGFLCGNASNPLDMSVHTNEQWLKAYIAQQWLSLLLSTRGIPANKDGEAKAMMVIAGAVTKALNNGTILTGKTLAEVQKIAITDASGDDLAWHDVQNKGYWYNAEIVEETGPSNLPEYTMKYVLIYGKGDWVRKVEGSHNLV
- a CDS encoding phage gateway protein, which translates into the protein MKDNDINIAIREQLLKQFKLANINVDVIAGYQPDKKQDNNIVMFFPIKEVAQGWQKRNYNIQGNNANHKEQQLIELTFQVQGFIKQHPNLTAGDLIRMTRMIINSLSFVESMRKVGIGIQRASEIRRAPIMNAGNSYEHNPSFDFNITFSSTLSLDTAATNLLISNLFRI
- a CDS encoding lysis protein, with product MNYLLKIMVIAILCLGIGLIWLIDKNKSLKQEYNNIYQSLIQQIAENKDYQLRINQLNQLDNRHLQELVHAKKEIDQLRDISERAPERVYIKAECHKLSATSTAGLVDANTARPTDTAIRNYWLLRERIAQSEQIILGLQDYIRQECIN